A region from the Halomonas piscis genome encodes:
- a CDS encoding TOBE domain-containing protein, which yields MADSSAHQHIAPLTLDGQLWLNAGEQRLASHGRMRLLAAIAETGSISAAARAIKMSYKAAWDAVDQMNNLAGEALVERSAGGRGGGTTRLTAAGSRLIEDFNALDALHRDFVERLNREAESLSDNLPLLRKLSMKSSARNQFSGTVSAIRQGAVNDEVELTLPGGQRLVAVITQESAASLGLAEGSEAFALIKASSVIIAVETEGTSLSARNCLAGTVERLVPGAVNSEVVLALDGGERLAAIITRESVEHLGLAEGSPASALFKASSVIVGTR from the coding sequence ATGGCGGATTCTTCCGCTCACCAACACATTGCTCCGCTCACCCTCGACGGCCAGCTGTGGCTCAACGCCGGCGAGCAGCGCCTGGCCAGCCACGGCCGCATGCGTCTGCTGGCCGCCATCGCCGAGACCGGCTCGATTTCCGCCGCCGCCCGGGCCATCAAGATGAGCTACAAGGCCGCCTGGGACGCCGTGGACCAGATGAACAACCTCGCCGGCGAGGCGCTGGTTGAGCGCAGCGCCGGCGGCAGGGGCGGCGGCACCACCCGCCTGACCGCCGCCGGAAGCCGGCTAATCGAAGACTTCAACGCCCTCGACGCCCTGCACCGGGACTTCGTCGAACGACTCAACCGCGAGGCCGAAAGCCTCAGCGACAACCTGCCACTGTTAAGGAAACTCAGCATGAAAAGCAGCGCACGCAACCAGTTCAGCGGTACCGTCTCCGCTATCCGCCAGGGCGCGGTCAACGACGAGGTCGAGCTGACCCTGCCCGGCGGCCAGCGGCTTGTCGCCGTGATCACCCAGGAGAGCGCGGCCTCCCTTGGCCTGGCCGAAGGCAGCGAGGCGTTCGCGCTGATCAAGGCGTCATCGGTGATTATTGCGGTGGAGACCGAGGGCACCAGCCTGTCCGCGCGCAACTGCCTGGCCGGCACCGTGGAGCGCCTGGTCCCCGGCGCGGTAAACAGCGAGGTGGTGCTGGCCCTTGACGGCGGCGAGCGCCTGGCGGCGATCATCACCCGCGAAAGCGTCGAGCATCTGGGCCTTGCCGAAGGCTCTCCGGCCAGCGCGCTGTTCAAGGCCTCGAGCGTGATTGTCGGCACCCGCTAA